The sequence below is a genomic window from Zygosaccharomyces rouxii strain CBS732 chromosome D complete sequence.
CTTAACTTTTTCCAATTACCTCTCAACAACACAGATGATAGGACAAGTCTTAAGTGAAGACCAAGAATATGTATCATGGAAGATTAAAAATATGAGAACTGGTGGAACGATGAATGATTATCTACACTCTTTTCAAGGAAGACAAGATGAAGCTAAAGAACATGGTAGGTTTGCGGTTGGCGATTATTACAATGTAACAAAACCCGTCAGATCCAATAGATCATGGAAACGTTCAACACCTGGCATCACCAAAAAATCGAAGTCGATTAACGATGTACCGTCTAATTTAAGATTCCCAAGGGAGATTTATGAGGAAAATCTGAATAGCATACCGAGACCAAGAGAATTAGACCAAGATGAACAGTTTAAATTATTGGTGACgaatttggatgaagaacaGACTAATAGATTTGAAGTCTTCCACAGAACTGCGTTGAGTAAGACTCaagtgaagaaaatagCGGGAATGGTGATTAACCAAAGTGTCACTGAAAATATGCGTGTGTTTTTACAAGCGGTTGGCAAGATATACGCCGGAGAAATCATTGAATTGGCGCTAGTCGTCAGAGAGAAATGGTTTGTATCAAGAAGTGTACTAGAATTTAATcgaaagaagaaaattggcaaaaGGCTCAAGAAATATCTCAAGAAGTTGACCTTACTTGTAGATAGTAATCATAACAAAGAGGAATACAACGATAGTGTAGATGAAACAGCCAGCGATTCCTACtacga
It includes:
- the TAF11 gene encoding TATA-binding protein-associated factor TAF11 (similar to uniprot|Q04226 YML015C Saccharomyces cerevisiae TAF11 TFIID subunit (40 kDa), involved in RNA polymerase II transcription initiation), yielding MAEPQGPLDVIPKVNYPPHLTFSNYLSTTQMIGQVLSEDQEYVSWKIKNMRTGGTMNDYLHSFQGRQDEAKEHGRFAVGDYYNVTKPVRSNRSWKRSTPGITKKSKSINDVPSNLRFPREIYEENLNSIPRPRELDQDEQFKLLVTNLDEEQTNRFEVFHRTALSKTQVKKIAGMVINQSVTENMRVFLQAVGKIYAGEIIELALVVREKWFVSRSVLEFNRKKKIGKRLKKYLKKLTLLVDSNHNKEEYNDSVDETASDSYYDDEEDDMKDVQEGNKLIKSDSNGQDTRLALISHYNKLVKDFNSIDVSVEKYAKSPILPEHIREAWRLHQIQTDGLPYTQWRTQGEGNGCMFR